The following are from one region of the Salvelinus fontinalis isolate EN_2023a chromosome 5, ASM2944872v1, whole genome shotgun sequence genome:
- the LOC129856146 gene encoding scavenger receptor cysteine-rich type 1 protein M130-like, with product MIIVTKVVCRELDCGNPVAESRGPLIEDGRIGVTLYRSCRGHESSIRRCVIRGPGVCDGEYYHHVTCSESVRLVDGAGLCSGRVEVKSNQSWASVCEADFDRQDAEVVCGELGCGAPAALQGGLYGGGEGQTWDKEFQCKGNESLLLDCDTSDRENNTCLPGNAVGLTCSEPDDVRLVGGGSRCAGGVERYDQGEWRIVGSSSGVKAIAAVVCRQLGCGSTVSVLTGNTTRGFLVICSGSESSLRECWKSYDLYPGLTVICSDDSHQGNYSCVYDNYVFSHNFSSESELLSLTITASPLPAFIIRHVVVLLLLLTAITASYLYYKPTRRQKRVNRVSSMDLYVNAMETVSLSSRAEAGPGEERASQGTE from the exons ATGATAATAGTGACTAAGGTTGTGTGTAGAGAGCTGGACTGTGGGAATCCTGTAGCTGAATCTAGAGGACCTCTGATTGAAGATGGAAGAATAGGAGTCACACTATATAGGAGTTGCAGGGGACATGAGTCTTCTATTAGACGGTGTGTCATCAGAGGACCTGGTGTCTGTGATGGTGAATATTATCATCATGTGACCTGTTCAG agtctgtgcggcttgtggatggagctggtctctgctctgggagagtggaggtgaagtccaatcagtcctgggcctcagtgtgtgaagctgactttgaccggcaggatgcagaggtagtctgtggggagcttggctgtggggctcctgcagctctacagggggggctctatggaggaggtgagggtcagaCCTGGGATAAAGAGTTCCAGTGTAAAGGCAATGAGTCCCTTCTCCTGGACTGTGACACCTCAGACAGAGAAAACAACACCTGCCTACCTGGTAATGCTGTTGGACTCACCTGCTCAG agcctgatgatgtgaggctggtgggaggaggcagTCGCTGTGCTGGTGGAGTGGAGCGGTACGACCAGGGAGAGTGGAGGATTGTGGGATCTTCCTCTGGCGTGAAGGCTATAGCTGCAGTAGTGTGTAGACAGCTGGGTTGTGGCTCCACTGTTTCAGTACTAACTGGAAACACCACTAGAGGGTTTTTAGTTATCTGTTCTGGGTCTGAGTCGTCACTGAGGGAGTGTTGGAAAAGTTATGATCTCTATCCTGGACTCACAGTGATCTGCTCAG ATGACTCCCACCAAGggaactacagctgtgtttatgacaattatgttttctctcataacttctcctctgagagtgagctcctctccctcaccatcaCAG CCTCTCCTCTGCCAGCCTTCATCATCAGACACGTTGTAGTGCTGCTGCTCCTACTGACAGCCATCACCGCCTCCTACCTGTACTACAAG CCCACCAGGAGGCAGAAGAGAGTGAACAGGGTGAGCAGCATGGATCTTTATGTCAATGCCATGGAGACGGTCTCTCTGAGCTCCAGAGCTGAAGCTggaccaggagaggagagagcatccCAGGGGACGGAGTAG